A window of Streptomyces gilvosporeus contains these coding sequences:
- the hemW gene encoding radical SAM family heme chaperone HemW has translation MPSALPDGEPMPEDGALPRHALTGAAARPLGFYLHVPYCATRCGYCDFNTYTASELRGSGGALASRDNYADTVVEEIRLARKVLGDDPRPVETVFVGGGTPTLLPAADLGRMLAAIRDEFGLAPGAEITTEANPESVDPRYLEELRSGGFNRVSFGMQSARQHVLKILDRTHTPGRPEACVAEARAAGFDHVNLDLIYGTPGETDDDWRASLDAALGAGPDHISAYALIVEEGTQLARRIRRGEVPMTDDDVHADRYLIAEERLSAAGFSWYEVSNWATTEAARCRHNELYWTGADWWGAGPGAHSHVGGVRWWNVKHPGAYAQALAEGRSPGAGREILPEEDRRVERILLELRLVDGCPLDILAPAGARAAERALADGLLEAGPYREGRAVLTLRGRLLADAVVRDLVD, from the coding sequence ATGCCTTCCGCACTGCCTGATGGTGAGCCGATGCCCGAGGACGGGGCGCTGCCCCGTCATGCGCTGACGGGGGCGGCCGCGCGGCCCCTCGGCTTCTATCTGCACGTGCCCTACTGCGCCACCCGCTGCGGCTACTGCGATTTCAACACCTACACCGCCAGTGAGCTGCGCGGTTCCGGCGGCGCCCTGGCCTCCCGCGACAACTACGCCGACACCGTCGTCGAGGAGATCCGGCTGGCCCGCAAGGTGCTGGGCGACGACCCCCGCCCGGTGGAGACGGTCTTCGTCGGCGGCGGCACCCCGACCCTGCTGCCCGCCGCCGACCTCGGCCGCATGCTGGCGGCCATCCGCGACGAATTCGGCCTCGCCCCGGGCGCCGAGATCACGACAGAGGCCAACCCCGAGTCCGTCGACCCGCGCTACCTGGAGGAACTCCGCTCCGGCGGCTTCAACCGCGTCTCCTTCGGCATGCAGAGCGCCCGGCAGCACGTCCTGAAGATCCTCGACCGTACGCATACCCCCGGCCGCCCCGAGGCGTGCGTCGCCGAGGCCCGCGCCGCCGGTTTCGACCACGTCAACCTCGACCTGATCTACGGCACCCCCGGCGAGACCGACGACGACTGGCGCGCCTCCCTCGACGCCGCCCTCGGCGCCGGCCCCGACCACATCTCCGCGTACGCCCTGATCGTCGAGGAGGGCACCCAGCTCGCCCGCCGGATCCGCCGCGGCGAGGTCCCGATGACCGACGACGACGTCCACGCCGACCGCTATCTGATCGCCGAGGAGCGGCTGTCGGCCGCGGGCTTCTCCTGGTACGAGGTCTCCAACTGGGCCACCACCGAGGCCGCCCGCTGCCGCCACAACGAGCTGTACTGGACCGGCGCCGACTGGTGGGGCGCGGGCCCCGGCGCCCACAGCCACGTCGGCGGCGTCCGCTGGTGGAACGTCAAGCACCCCGGCGCCTACGCCCAGGCCCTCGCCGAGGGCCGCTCCCCGGGCGCGGGCCGCGAGATCCTGCCGGAGGAGGACCGCCGGGTGGAGCGCATCCTGCTCGAACTGCGGCTGGTCGACGGCTGCCCCCTGGACATCCTCGCCCCCGCGGGGGCACGGGCGGCCGAGCGGGCGCTGGCCGACGGGCTGCTGGAGGCGGGGCCGTACCGGGAGGGAAGGGCGGTTTTGACGCTGCGGGGGCGGTTGTTGGCTGACGCGGTGGTCAGGGATTTGGTGGACTGA
- a CDS encoding SpoIIE family protein phosphatase, which produces MRTTTSSPPDDVARAWTTAQRPTRGGLSRAASLPGDPRAAAAARQFVRTVFADWSAQGLPGSAELTDRVADEAVLLVSELVTNAVVHAGTAVELRCRLEPGERLEPYGIPDPDPGDPDACDDTSRTGIVIEVSDHHPARPVRAREESAASPVSEGGGHGLQLLSAVAESWGITYRRARKTVWFRLPAGAEGAARPDPEGVFDNQLLQRGLRAAELLAPTPRRAVRNPADGDWVHRGALSFLAEASDLLSGQLDADQVASLAAQLTVPRLADWCAVWLYDGDGGAPGRGIEGDGEAQRLARVWHSNETLVDPLRAALEKDPPPMAGGLTGLSSTPTAVPWPWPQEPGGYGPGGAALACPLVAGGRRLGTLLLGRAGLLRFPDEVVGLVEDLCRRVARAVATARAYSRQERISQVLQRRLLPRGRAEVPGVESAVVYEPREGAWAGGDFWDLFDAGDGRWCFALGDVCGSGPEAAAVTGLARPVLRLLARDGFGVAEVLDRLNKTMAREAADSVAAVAAAVAAAGAGAEAPVEIRDEGEQARFLSLLYGEIVPYHGGFGGARCTLASAGHPLPLVLGADGTVRVVAAPQMLLGVVGEATYVSESFDLCPGETLLCVTDGVTERRAEGRLFDDEDGLATALAACTGLDATAVAEHIRGAVHAFAPTPPDDDLALLVLQAAGET; this is translated from the coding sequence ATGAGGACGACAACTTCATCACCACCGGACGACGTCGCCAGGGCGTGGACGACGGCACAGCGCCCCACCCGTGGCGGGCTCTCCCGCGCCGCCTCCCTGCCGGGCGACCCCCGGGCCGCGGCCGCCGCCCGGCAGTTCGTCCGCACCGTGTTCGCCGACTGGAGCGCCCAGGGGCTGCCCGGCTCGGCGGAACTCACCGACCGGGTGGCCGACGAAGCGGTGCTGCTGGTCAGCGAGTTGGTCACCAATGCGGTGGTGCACGCGGGCACCGCCGTCGAACTGCGCTGCCGCCTGGAGCCGGGCGAGAGGCTCGAACCGTACGGCATCCCGGATCCCGATCCCGGCGACCCCGACGCCTGCGATGACACCTCCCGCACCGGCATCGTCATCGAGGTCTCCGACCACCACCCGGCCCGCCCGGTCCGCGCCCGCGAGGAGTCCGCCGCGTCCCCGGTGTCCGAAGGCGGCGGCCACGGGCTCCAGTTGCTCAGCGCGGTCGCCGAGTCCTGGGGCATCACCTACCGCCGCGCCCGCAAGACCGTATGGTTCCGGCTGCCCGCCGGGGCGGAGGGCGCCGCCCGCCCGGACCCCGAGGGCGTCTTCGACAACCAGCTGCTCCAACGGGGACTGCGCGCCGCCGAACTCCTCGCGCCCACCCCGCGCCGCGCCGTACGCAACCCCGCCGACGGCGACTGGGTCCACCGCGGCGCCCTCTCCTTCCTCGCCGAAGCCTCCGATCTGCTCTCCGGCCAGCTCGACGCCGACCAGGTCGCCTCGCTCGCCGCCCAGCTGACCGTGCCGCGGCTCGCCGACTGGTGCGCGGTGTGGCTCTACGACGGCGACGGCGGCGCACCCGGCCGCGGCATCGAGGGCGACGGTGAGGCGCAGCGGCTCGCCCGCGTCTGGCACTCCAACGAGACCCTGGTCGATCCGCTGCGCGCCGCCCTGGAGAAGGACCCGCCCCCGATGGCCGGCGGCCTCACCGGCCTGAGCAGCACCCCCACCGCGGTCCCCTGGCCCTGGCCGCAGGAACCGGGCGGCTACGGCCCCGGGGGCGCGGCGCTGGCCTGCCCCCTGGTGGCGGGCGGCCGCCGGCTGGGCACACTGCTGCTCGGCCGGGCCGGTCTGCTGCGCTTCCCCGACGAGGTGGTCGGCCTGGTGGAGGACCTGTGCCGCCGGGTCGCCCGCGCGGTGGCCACCGCCCGCGCCTACAGCCGCCAGGAGCGCATCAGCCAGGTCCTCCAGCGCCGGCTGCTGCCCCGGGGACGCGCCGAGGTGCCCGGAGTGGAGTCGGCGGTGGTCTACGAGCCCCGCGAGGGCGCCTGGGCGGGCGGCGACTTCTGGGATCTGTTCGACGCCGGTGACGGCCGCTGGTGCTTCGCCCTCGGCGATGTGTGCGGCAGCGGCCCCGAGGCGGCCGCGGTGACCGGCCTGGCCCGCCCGGTGCTGCGGCTGCTGGCCCGCGACGGCTTCGGCGTCGCCGAGGTCCTCGACCGCCTCAACAAGACCATGGCCCGCGAGGCCGCCGATTCGGTCGCGGCGGTCGCGGCGGCCGTGGCGGCGGCGGGCGCGGGCGCCGAGGCCCCCGTCGAGATCCGCGACGAAGGCGAACAGGCCCGCTTCCTGTCGCTCCTCTACGGCGAGATCGTGCCGTACCACGGCGGCTTCGGCGGCGCCCGCTGCACCCTCGCCAGCGCCGGCCATCCGCTCCCGCTGGTGCTGGGCGCCGACGGCACGGTCCGGGTCGTGGCGGCGCCCCAGATGCTGCTCGGCGTGGTCGGCGAGGCGACGTACGTCAGCGAATCCTTCGACCTCTGCCCCGGGGAGACGCTGCTGTGCGTCACCGACGGCGTCACCGAGCGCCGCGCGGAAGGCCGCCTCTTCGACGACGAGGACGGCCTGGCCACCGCCCTCGCCGCCTGCACCGGCCTGGACGCCACCGCCGTCGCCGAACACATCCGCGGCGCGGTCCACGCCTTCGCCCCGACACCGCCCGACGACGACCTGGCGCTGCTGGTGCTCCAGGCGGCGGGGGAGACGTAA
- a CDS encoding Uma2 family endonuclease, whose amino-acid sequence MTAVDERRMTELFQNLEVPEGVKVELLRGNIVMMATPDLVHNEIVESVQDQIPRRAWMRLQTQDITLPFEASEPIPDLVVLAREARPESGPIPCGVITTVIEVVSKTSVDHDYGIKRSIYAAGAVPAYLIIDPIVAHCVLLTQPVGAGDEADYRAQQITKFGEPLPLPMLDAELDTSEFGTYKGVRPHRRP is encoded by the coding sequence ATGACCGCTGTGGATGAACGCCGGATGACGGAGCTCTTCCAGAACCTTGAGGTTCCCGAGGGCGTCAAGGTTGAGCTGCTCAGGGGGAACATCGTGATGATGGCGACGCCCGACCTCGTGCATAACGAGATCGTCGAGTCGGTCCAGGACCAAATCCCCAGGCGCGCATGGATGCGGCTCCAGACACAGGACATCACGCTTCCGTTCGAGGCGAGTGAGCCCATCCCGGACCTGGTGGTGCTGGCACGCGAGGCTCGTCCGGAGTCGGGGCCGATCCCGTGCGGGGTGATCACGACGGTCATCGAGGTGGTTTCCAAGACCAGCGTCGACCATGACTACGGAATCAAGCGTTCGATCTACGCCGCGGGCGCGGTGCCCGCGTACTTGATCATCGACCCCATCGTTGCCCATTGTGTTCTGCTCACTCAGCCTGTCGGTGCCGGGGACGAGGCGGACTATCGGGCACAGCAGATCACGAAGTTCGGTGAGCCCCTTCCACTGCCCATGCTCGACGCCGAGCTGGACACCAGCGAATTCGGCACGTACAAGGGCGTCAGGCCGCACCGCCGACCGTAA
- a CDS encoding 16S rRNA (uracil(1498)-N(3))-methyltransferase, whose amino-acid sequence MTAPVFLAESLADVRPGGTVVLDGPEGRHAVSVRRLRVGEEIVLTDGQGTGVHGTVAGVEGKDRLTVAVEGLRTEDPPAPTLTVVQALPKGDRGELAVETMTETGVDAIVPWPAARCVTQWKGERAAKSLAKWRATAREAGKQSRRLRFPEVTDPLTTRQVAALLADADFAAVLHEEGSTPLATAELPAEGSIVLVVGPEGGVSPEELAAFAEAGAQPYRLGSTVLRTSTAGTAATALLLGRTGRWS is encoded by the coding sequence ATGACCGCCCCCGTTTTTCTCGCCGAGTCGCTCGCGGACGTACGCCCGGGCGGCACCGTGGTCCTGGACGGGCCGGAGGGCCGACACGCGGTGTCGGTGCGGCGGCTGCGGGTGGGCGAGGAGATCGTGCTGACGGATGGTCAGGGGACCGGTGTGCACGGCACGGTCGCCGGCGTCGAGGGCAAGGACCGCCTGACCGTCGCCGTCGAGGGGCTGCGCACCGAGGACCCGCCGGCGCCCACCCTCACCGTCGTCCAGGCGCTGCCCAAGGGCGATCGCGGCGAACTGGCCGTCGAGACCATGACCGAGACCGGCGTCGATGCCATCGTCCCCTGGCCGGCGGCGCGTTGTGTCACCCAGTGGAAGGGCGAGCGGGCCGCCAAATCGCTGGCCAAGTGGCGCGCCACGGCCCGCGAGGCGGGCAAGCAGTCGCGCCGGCTCCGCTTCCCCGAGGTGACCGATCCGCTGACGACCCGGCAGGTGGCCGCCCTGCTGGCCGACGCCGACTTCGCCGCCGTCCTCCATGAGGAGGGCAGCACACCGCTGGCCACCGCCGAACTCCCCGCCGAGGGCTCGATCGTGCTGGTCGTCGGCCCCGAGGGCGGGGTGTCGCCCGAGGAGCTTGCCGCGTTCGCCGAGGCCGGGGCCCAGCCGTACCGCCTCGGTTCGACCGTGCTGCGCACCTCCACCGCCGGTACGGCCGCCACGGCCCTGCTGCTGGGCCGGACCGGGCGCTGGAGCTGA
- the hrcA gene encoding heat-inducible transcriptional repressor HrcA — MLSERRLEVLRAIVQDYVGTEEPVGSKALTERHQLGVSPATVRNDMAALEDEGFIAQPHTSAGRIPTDKGYRLFVDRLAGVKPLSLPERRAIQNFLDGAVDLDDVVGRTVRLLAQLTRQVAVVQYPSLTRSTVRHVELLALAPARLMLVLITDTGRVEQRLIDCQSPFGETSLADLRARLNSRVVGRRFTDVPQLVQDLPESFEQDDRGTVSTVLSVLLETLVEETEERLMIGGTANLTRFGHDFPLTIRPVLEALEEHVVLLKLLGEAKDSGMTVRIGHENAHEGLTSTSVVAVGYGSGDEAVAKLGVVGPTRMDYPGTMGAVRAVARYVGQILAES, encoded by the coding sequence GTGCTCAGTGAACGCAGGCTCGAAGTGCTGCGCGCCATCGTCCAGGACTACGTGGGAACGGAGGAGCCGGTCGGCTCCAAGGCGCTCACCGAACGGCACCAGCTGGGCGTCTCTCCGGCCACGGTCCGCAACGACATGGCGGCCCTGGAGGACGAGGGATTCATCGCCCAGCCGCACACCAGCGCCGGGCGGATCCCCACCGACAAGGGCTACCGCCTCTTCGTCGACCGGCTGGCGGGCGTCAAACCGCTGTCCCTCCCGGAGCGGCGGGCCATTCAGAACTTCCTCGACGGCGCCGTCGACCTCGACGACGTCGTCGGCCGCACGGTCCGGCTGCTGGCGCAGCTGACCCGCCAGGTGGCGGTCGTGCAGTACCCGTCGCTGACCCGTTCCACGGTGCGGCATGTCGAGCTGTTGGCGCTGGCCCCGGCCCGGCTGATGCTCGTCCTGATCACCGACACCGGGCGGGTCGAACAGCGGCTGATCGACTGCCAGTCGCCGTTCGGCGAAACGTCTCTGGCGGATCTGCGGGCGCGGCTCAACAGCCGTGTGGTGGGCCGCCGTTTCACGGATGTGCCCCAGTTGGTGCAGGATCTTCCGGAGTCCTTCGAGCAGGACGACCGCGGCACGGTCTCGACAGTGCTGTCCGTCCTGCTGGAAACTCTGGTGGAAGAGACCGAAGAGCGGCTGATGATCGGCGGTACCGCCAATCTCACGCGCTTCGGGCACGATTTTCCCCTGACCATCCGCCCGGTGCTGGAGGCCCTTGAGGAGCATGTGGTGCTGCTCAAGCTTCTCGGGGAGGCCAAGGACTCGGGCATGACCGTACGCATCGGGCATGAGAATGCCCACGAAGGCCTGACGTCCACATCGGTCGTCGCGGTCGGTTACGGTTCGGGCGACGAGGCAGTCGCCAAACTCGGCGTGGTCGGACCGACCCGCATGGACTACCCCGGAACGATGGGAGCGGTACGCGCAGTGGCACGTTACGTCGGACAAATCCTCGCGGAGTCGTAA
- a CDS encoding nitronate monooxygenase, translated as MPTAPTDLCRYPIVQAPMAGGGSGPELAAAVCGAGGLGFLAAGYKTADGMYQEIKQLRSLTDRPFGVNLFMPQPSLADAAAVEVYREQLAGEAAWYETELGDTDGPSDDNYEAKLAILREDPVPVVSFTFGCPSRAVLDAFAEVGTYTVVTVTTATEAQAAQWSGADAVCVQGVEAGGHQATHRDDPYLDGTGAGMGLMALLGQVREAVQIPVIAAGGLMRGAQIAAVLAAGASMAQLGTAFLATPESGANPIHKQALTNPLFTHTELTRAFSGRPARGLVNRFLREHGPYAPAAYPAIHYLTSPVRKAAAKAGDAQGLNLWAGQGHRLAREMPAGRLVEVLVAELDAARAALGLPAAGGAV; from the coding sequence ATGCCCACCGCACCGACCGATCTCTGCCGCTACCCGATCGTGCAGGCCCCGATGGCGGGGGGTGGCTCGGGTCCCGAGCTGGCCGCCGCCGTCTGCGGCGCCGGGGGCCTCGGCTTCCTCGCCGCCGGCTACAAAACCGCCGATGGTATGTATCAGGAGATCAAACAGCTGCGGTCGCTGACCGACCGGCCCTTCGGCGTCAATCTCTTCATGCCGCAGCCGTCCCTGGCCGACGCGGCCGCCGTCGAGGTCTACCGCGAGCAGCTCGCCGGCGAGGCCGCCTGGTACGAGACCGAGCTCGGTGACACCGACGGGCCCAGCGACGACAACTACGAGGCCAAGCTCGCGATACTGCGGGAGGACCCGGTGCCGGTGGTGTCCTTCACCTTCGGCTGTCCCTCGCGCGCCGTCCTCGACGCGTTCGCCGAGGTCGGTACGTACACCGTCGTCACCGTCACCACGGCCACCGAGGCGCAGGCCGCGCAGTGGTCGGGCGCCGATGCGGTGTGTGTGCAGGGCGTGGAGGCCGGCGGCCACCAGGCCACCCACCGGGACGATCCGTACCTGGACGGCACCGGTGCGGGGATGGGGCTGATGGCGCTGCTCGGCCAGGTCCGCGAGGCCGTACAGATCCCGGTGATCGCCGCGGGCGGGCTGATGCGCGGGGCGCAGATCGCCGCCGTGCTGGCCGCCGGGGCGAGCATGGCGCAGCTGGGCACCGCGTTCCTCGCCACTCCGGAGTCGGGCGCCAACCCGATCCACAAGCAGGCGCTGACCAACCCCCTTTTCACCCATACGGAGTTGACCCGGGCGTTCTCCGGTCGGCCCGCCCGCGGGCTGGTGAATCGTTTCCTGCGTGAGCACGGCCCGTACGCCCCGGCCGCCTATCCCGCGATCCACTACCTCACCTCCCCGGTGCGCAAGGCCGCCGCCAAGGCGGGCGATGCGCAGGGCCTCAACCTGTGGGCCGGGCAGGGGCACCGGCTGGCCCGGGAGATGCCCGCCGGGCGTCTGGTCGAGGTGCTGGTGGCCGAACTGGACGCGGCCCGGGCGGCGTTGGGTCTCCCCGCGGCGGGTGGCGCCGTATGA
- the dnaJ gene encoding molecular chaperone DnaJ, whose amino-acid sequence MATDYYSVLGVGRDASQDQIKKAFRRLARELHPDVNPDPKTQERFKEINAAYEVLSDPQKKQVYDLGGDPLSQSGGAGGGAGGFGAGFGNFSDIMDAFFGTASQRGPRSRTRRGQDAMIRLDVELNEAAFGTTKDIQVDTAVVCTTCSGEGAAPGTSAQTCDMCRGRGEVSQVTRSFLGQVMTSRPCPQCQGFGTVVPTPCPECAGDGRIRSRRTLTVKIPAGVDNGTRIQLAGEGEVGPGGGPAGDLYVEIHELPHPVFQRRGDDLHCTVTIPMTAAALGTKCPLETLDGVEDIDVRPGTQSGQSIPLHQRGVTHLRGGGRGDLIVHVEVQTPTKLDPEQEELLRRLSKLRGEERPTGQFQPGQQGLFSRLKDAFNGR is encoded by the coding sequence GTGGCCACGGATTACTACTCGGTCCTCGGCGTCGGCCGGGACGCCTCGCAGGACCAGATCAAGAAGGCCTTCCGCCGGCTGGCGCGCGAGCTGCACCCGGATGTGAACCCGGATCCCAAGACCCAGGAGCGGTTCAAGGAGATCAACGCCGCTTACGAGGTCCTCTCCGACCCGCAGAAGAAGCAGGTCTACGACCTCGGCGGCGACCCGCTCTCCCAGTCCGGCGGTGCCGGCGGCGGCGCGGGCGGCTTCGGGGCGGGCTTCGGCAACTTCTCCGACATCATGGACGCGTTCTTCGGCACGGCCTCGCAGCGCGGCCCGCGCTCGCGCACCCGCCGCGGCCAGGACGCCATGATCCGCCTCGACGTCGAGCTGAACGAGGCCGCCTTCGGTACGACCAAGGACATCCAGGTCGACACCGCCGTGGTCTGCACCACGTGCAGCGGCGAGGGCGCGGCGCCCGGTACGTCCGCGCAGACCTGTGACATGTGCCGCGGCCGCGGTGAGGTCTCGCAGGTCACCCGCTCCTTCCTCGGCCAGGTCATGACCTCGCGGCCGTGCCCGCAGTGCCAGGGCTTCGGTACGGTCGTGCCGACGCCGTGCCCGGAGTGCGCCGGTGACGGGCGGATCCGCTCCCGCCGCACGCTGACGGTCAAGATCCCCGCCGGCGTCGACAACGGCACACGGATCCAGCTCGCCGGCGAGGGCGAGGTCGGCCCCGGTGGCGGTCCGGCCGGTGATCTCTACGTCGAGATCCATGAGCTGCCGCACCCGGTCTTCCAGCGGCGCGGCGACGATCTGCACTGCACGGTCACCATCCCGATGACGGCGGCGGCGCTGGGCACCAAATGCCCGCTGGAGACGCTGGACGGGGTGGAGGATATCGACGTGCGGCCCGGCACCCAGTCCGGCCAGTCGATTCCGCTGCACCAGCGCGGTGTCACCCATCTGCGCGGCGGCGGCCGCGGCGATCTGATCGTCCATGTCGAGGTGCAGACGCCGACCAAGCTGGACCCCGAGCAGGAGGAACTGCTGCGACGGCTGTCCAAGCTGCGCGGCGAGGAACGCCCGACGGGCCAGTTCCAGCCGGGCCAGCAGGGGCTGTTCTCGCGGCTGAAGGATGCGTTCAACGGGCGGTAG
- a CDS encoding OsmC family peroxiredoxin, with the protein MATTRTAKTHWEGNLLQGKGTVALESSKVGTYDVNWPARAEQPNGVTSPEELIAAAHSSCYSMAFSHGLAGKGYTVETLDTQADVTFQPGEGITGIALSVKAKVPGLSEEDFQAAAADAKANCPVSQALAGVKNITLSAELLA; encoded by the coding sequence ATGGCAACCACGCGCACCGCCAAGACCCACTGGGAAGGCAACCTTCTTCAAGGCAAGGGCACCGTCGCCCTGGAGTCCTCCAAGGTCGGTACGTACGACGTGAACTGGCCCGCCCGCGCGGAGCAGCCGAACGGCGTCACCAGCCCCGAGGAGCTGATCGCGGCGGCCCACTCCTCCTGCTACTCGATGGCGTTCTCGCACGGTCTGGCGGGCAAGGGGTACACCGTCGAAACGCTGGACACCCAGGCCGATGTGACCTTCCAGCCCGGTGAGGGCATCACCGGCATCGCCCTGTCCGTCAAGGCCAAGGTCCCCGGCCTGTCCGAGGAGGACTTCCAGGCGGCCGCCGCGGACGCCAAGGCCAACTGCCCGGTGAGCCAGGCGCTGGCGGGGGTCAAGAACATCACGCTGAGCGCGGAGCTGCTGGCCTGA
- a CDS encoding DUF3097 domain-containing protein, with protein sequence MRSKQYGPDLTPPWKKQRPAPEVPAEPDLVVEEVTTGFCGAVIRCEKTAQGPTVTLEDRFGKHRVFPMAPRGFLLEGRVVTLVRPQGRPVPSGPARTASGSLAVPGARARVARAGRIYVEGRHDAELVERVWGDDLRIEGVVVEYLEGIDDLPAIVRGFAPGPDARLGVLVDHLVPGSKESRIAAEVTGEHALVVGHPYIDVWEAVKPASVGIEAWPVVPRGQDWKTGVCRALGWPQNTGAAWQRILGCVRSYRDLEPTLLGRVEELIDFVTVGGAA encoded by the coding sequence ATGCGCAGCAAGCAGTACGGCCCCGACCTCACCCCTCCCTGGAAGAAGCAGCGCCCGGCCCCCGAGGTCCCGGCCGAGCCCGACCTCGTCGTCGAGGAGGTCACCACCGGGTTCTGCGGCGCGGTGATCCGCTGCGAGAAAACGGCCCAGGGGCCGACGGTCACGCTGGAGGACCGCTTCGGCAAGCACCGTGTCTTCCCGATGGCCCCGCGCGGCTTCCTCCTGGAGGGACGCGTCGTCACCCTCGTACGCCCCCAGGGGCGGCCGGTGCCGAGCGGTCCGGCGCGGACCGCATCGGGCTCACTCGCCGTCCCGGGCGCCCGCGCCCGCGTCGCCCGCGCCGGGCGCATCTATGTGGAGGGCCGGCACGACGCGGAACTGGTCGAGCGGGTGTGGGGCGACGATCTGCGGATCGAGGGCGTGGTCGTCGAGTATCTGGAGGGCATCGACGACCTTCCGGCGATCGTGCGGGGCTTCGCCCCGGGGCCGGATGCGCGGCTGGGGGTGCTGGTGGACCACCTGGTCCCGGGCTCGAAGGAGTCGCGGATCGCGGCCGAGGTCACCGGTGAGCATGCGCTGGTCGTCGGCCATCCGTACATCGATGTGTGGGAGGCCGTGAAGCCGGCGTCGGTGGGGATCGAGGCGTGGCCCGTCGTCCCGCGCGGCCAGGACTGGAAGACGGGGGTGTGCCGGGCGCTGGGGTGGCCTCAGAACACGGGGGCGGCGTGGCAGCGGATTCTGGGCTGCGTGCGGTCTTACCGGGACCTGGAGCCGACGTTGCTGGGGCGGGTGGAGGAGCTGATCGACTTCGTTACGGTCGGCGGTGCGGCCTGA
- a CDS encoding MBL fold metallo-hydrolase: MRSTWEEAGWERLGDGVARRRMPGWDETIGVIVGSDRVMIVDTGASIRDGADLRRAIRGVVGRGVTHVALTHPHFDHVLGTAAFAGVEVFGAAGLADLLRRDREELRRDAVRQGVAPDAAAEAADLLVLPHHHVHGELTVDLGDRPVLLANVGPGHTAHDLAVLVPGRGGSPEIVFCGDLVEESGEPNAGLDSLPQQWPAALDRLLALGGEDARYVPGHGAVVDAAFVRAQRDALAVRFGVTS; the protein is encoded by the coding sequence ATGCGTAGTACTTGGGAAGAGGCCGGGTGGGAACGGCTTGGTGACGGTGTCGCCAGACGGCGGATGCCCGGCTGGGACGAGACCATCGGCGTGATCGTCGGGTCGGACCGCGTGATGATCGTCGACACCGGTGCGTCGATCCGCGACGGGGCCGATCTGCGCCGGGCGATCCGCGGGGTGGTGGGCCGGGGTGTGACCCATGTCGCGCTCACCCATCCGCATTTCGATCATGTCCTGGGCACGGCCGCGTTCGCCGGGGTCGAGGTCTTCGGCGCCGCCGGCCTGGCCGATCTGCTGCGGCGCGACCGGGAGGAGCTGCGGCGGGACGCGGTACGGCAGGGCGTCGCCCCGGACGCCGCCGCGGAGGCCGCCGATCTTCTCGTCCTGCCGCACCATCATGTCCACGGCGAGCTGACCGTCGACCTCGGCGACCGCCCGGTGCTGCTCGCCAATGTCGGCCCCGGCCACACGGCCCACGACCTGGCGGTTCTCGTCCCGGGCCGGGGCGGCTCCCCCGAGATCGTCTTCTGCGGCGACCTCGTCGAGGAGTCCGGCGAACCGAACGCCGGCCTGGACTCGCTCCCCCAGCAGTGGCCGGCCGCCCTGGACCGGCTGCTCGCCCTCGGCGGCGAGGACGCGCGGTACGTACCGGGACACGGGGCGGTCGTGGACGCGGCCTTCGTACGGGCGCAGCGGGATGCGCTGGCGGTGCGGTTCGGGGTGACCTCGTGA